GCAGTGCTTCAGGCGGGCTCGGTCATTCCTGCCGCACTTATCACCGGCGTCCGGTCAGACCAGCCCGGCCTTGTGACCGCGCAAGTCACGCAGAATGTCTATGACAGCCTCACAGAGCGGATTCTGCTTATTCCCCAGGGCGCACGCCTGATCGGCGATTATGCGTCCGATGTCGGCTTCGGGCAGCGCCGCGTGCTTCTGGCTTGGAATCGCCTGATCCTGCCTGACGGGCGCTCGCTGGTTCTTGAACGCCAGCCCGCCACCGACCCTTCAGGCTATGCCGGGCTCGAGGACGGCGTCGACTATCACTGGGGCGGGGTGGTCAAGGCTACTCTTGTCTCAACCCTGCTCGGCATCGGCAGCGAACTCGGATTGGGCGGTGACAGCGATCTCGTTCGCGCGCTTCGCCGGGGCAGCCAGGACACCGTCAACCGTGCAGGGGAGCAGATCGTCTCGCGCGAGCTCGATATTCGTCCGACGCTCACCATCCGCCCGGGCTACCCGGTACGGGTGCTGGTGACGCGTGATATTATCATGGAGCAGGTACGGTGACCCGGCTCAAACTCTCCGACATTACCGACGTCAAACCAGTCAAACTGCCGATCGAGATTTCTGCGCGCTTGCATAGTGACCTTGTCGCGTATGGTGTCGTGTTGAATGGGGGGAACGAAAGGGATGCTCCTCCACCGGAGCAACTCATTGCGCCCATGCTCGAGCGTTTCGTGGCTACCGACCGTGACTTTGCGAAGGCACGTCGTGCCGCAAAGCGAGCAGAGGTTTAGCAGTAGTCTCGCGTCGAGATTTTCGGTGGGTGGGCTGTCTCTCTGCGACTCAAAGCGGGCCACTCAATTGCGAAGAGCAACTGCTCAGCCAATTGTCTTTGGCGATCGTTCGCTGGCGGGCTCCACTGATCTGCCCAGCGCCGCTGAGAGAGTAGCGCCTACCCGGTCGGCGGCCTCTTTGGCCGGATCATAATCGATGTGGGCATAAATCATGGTCGAGCGCATATTGGCGTGGCCGAGGATAGCGCCAGTCATAGCGAGGGCTTCGCCACTCGAAGTGGCGATGGCACCCATGGTATGGCGCAGTGTGTGCGGCGTCACGTTCTTGAGACCGGCCTTGGCAACGATCTTTGGCCATAGTTTTTTGGTTCCCTGAAAGTAGCCTTCCCCGGAGTCCGCCGGGAATACATATTTGCTGTCATCGTTTCTTGAGATCGTCCTGATCAATCCGAGTGCCGCCCCTGAAAGTGGCCGGGTCGATTGCCCGGTCTTGCTGTCGGCCAGCACCAGCAATCCACGCTCGAAGTCTACTTCGTCCCATTTAAGCTCGACGATCTCCTGGCGTCGACAGCCGGTCAGGATCCACATGCGGGTGATGTTGAGAGCCTTCGGATTAAAGCCCTCTTCCTCTAGCTTGTCACAAGCTTCGCCGAGCTTCCTGATTTCGGCGAGTGACAGAAAACGCGTCCTTCGACCGTCGGTTTTCTTGACCACGGCTTTCTCGCAAGGGTTCGAATCGACCAGTCCTCGTCGGACTGCGAAGCTGTACATGGCGGAAAGGTCCCGAAATGCTTTTCGGGCAGCACCGGGACCGCCGCGCACGACAATACGTTTTCGGTGGCCGATCTTCTGGTCCTTACGTGACTTGCCCTGCTCGACATCGCGGAAGAAACGTTCGATATCGCCAGCGGTCAGTTCGTTGATCCGCTTATGACCGAGCAGGCGAACCACGTGATGACGCAAGCGACCAATCGTGTGTTTCTTGGTCAAAGGTTTCATCGGCTCGCCCTGCCGTAGCCCGCGCTGGATATAGCATCCTTCTTCTTCATAGAGATCGACCAGCCCGGCGATCTTCAGTTCAAGGCGCTTGGCATTGCGTTCGGCCGCAGGGTCGGCACCAAGAGCTGCTGCTGCAAGAACCTCCTTGGCGCGCTTTCGTGCCTGCTCGACAGTCAGCGCACCAAATCGACCGATCGACACGAAGCGTTTGGGTGCCGAGCGGCCGCCGCCTTCGGCCCGGTAGCGAACAACGAAAGTCTTGATCCCGCTTGGGCCTACTCGCACCCCGAAACCCGAAATCTGACTGTCCCAGATCTCATAGCGCCTAGATCTTGGCGCCGTCGCATCAAGCAAACGCTTTGTGATCAAAATCGACTTGGGACTCGCCATTTTATGCTCCGTCAAGCGACCCCAACCTTGGGTGTCGGGGTGACCACCGGGTGACCACGGGAACGGAAATCGCCGGTCACCTCTGGAAAAGCCTAGCGTAGCCGAACTCAAAAAATAATCAAGATATCAGATATTTGAGGGCATTTTGGCGTAGAATCGAAAAGCATAGAAAAGGCGACTGGGAAGTTTGCCAAGGTTGGGGTCGGGCGTTCGAATCGCCTCGCCCGCTCCATTTTTCTTTCGAAAATTGAACCGCTTAAGCGGATCGCAAGTTGGCGGATCCTGCTTCCCCGGTCTGTCGGTTACTCCGGGGAAGCACGGGGGAAGCACAATTCGGAGTTTCGTGGCGCACTCTGGCGTTTGCATTGCGGCATTCTGAACCACCCGATTCCAAGGTGCAAGGGTTGGCTTGGCGTATGCCCAGCTTGGAGTGCGGTCGGTGAAAGTATCCAATCTAATTGCCCACTTCGCTTGTCATTTGAAGCGGCGGAATTGGGGCCGTTTCCAAACTGTCTGCTGATAGGGTCGAAATTGGGAAAAGCAGCCGTTCGGCTACCGCCCCCAGAGCGGACTGTCCAATTGTGATGGTGCTGTCATTCCCATTTCGACGACTCGATCGATGGCATCAAGCAAAGCGTAAAAAACGCCTCGGTCGATCCCAACGCAATGGGCGTCTAACATCTGTCAGACTGGGAACTCCTGGGGTTTGAAAGGATAGAAGGAATAACCGAATTCATCGAAAAGGGCCCAAATATGCGCGCATTAGTCTGGAACGGAACGAACGACATCCGCTGCGAAACGGTCGACGATCCTCGCATCGAGGATCCCCGGGACTGCATTCTCAAGGTCAGTTCGACCGCGATCTGCGGCTCCGACCTGCATCTGATGGATGGTGTCGTTCCCAAGATGAAACAGGGCGATATCCTGGGCCACGAATTCATGGGCGAAGTCGTCGAGGTCGGTGCGGATGTCAAAAGGTTGAAGGTCGGCGACCGGGTGGTGGTGCCCTTCACCATATCCTGCGGCGAATGCTGGTTCTGCCAGCGCGAAATGTATTCTCTGTGCGATACGACCAATCGCACCGCGGAAAACGCGCGCGCGGCCATGGGCCACGCTCCTGCCGGACTTTTCGGCTATTCCCATCTGACCGGTGGCTATTCCGGCGGTCAGGCAGAATATGTCAGGGTGCCCCACGCCGATGTCGGTCCGATCAAGCTGGAAAACGACCTGCCGGACGACAAGGTGCTGTTCCTGTCCGACATCTTTCCGACTGGCTGGATGGCGGCGGAAAACGCCATCGGCAATGAAAAGGGCAAAACCGTTGCGGTGTGGGGAGCAGGACCGGTCGGCCAGTTCGCAGTGCGCAGCGCGTGGATGATGGGAGCGGAACGGGTCATCGTGATCGACCGGCTGCCTGAAAGGCTGGCACTCGCCGCGAGCTACGGCAAAGCCGAAACCATCGATTACAGCCAGACCGACGTCAAGGAGGCGCTAGACGAGATGACGGGTGGCCGGGGACCGGATGCAGGCATCGACGCGGTCGGCGCTGAGGCCCACGGGCACGGCGTGCTGGGCGATATCAAGGACAAGGTCGAGCTGCACACCACCGGCATGTCCGACCAGCCGTTTGCGCTGCAGGAAATGGTCATGTCGGTGCGCAAGGGCGGGACGCTGTCCGTCCCCGGCGTCTATGCCGATAAGGTGACGTTCCCGATCGGGCCTTTCATGAACAAGGGGCTCACCATGAAATCGGGACAGACACACATGCAACGCTATCTCGCGCCGCTGCTTAAGCGGGTGGAAGCCGGTGAGATCGACCTGTCGGAAATCATCACCCATCGCGGCGACCTCAAGGACGGCCCGGATTTCTACAAGACCTTCCGCGACAAGCACGATGGCTGCATCAAATGCGTGATGAAACCGGAGGAGCTATGATTCAGGTACCGGTTATCTGAAACTGAATGAGCTAACCCTCGCGCCAAGGATCGGACGTCTGATCGATCGTGAGTTCGTCTCAATAAGGTCGGCGGGCCGCCGCGGCGTCGGTGCGGTTGTGATCGAGCCAGCGATCGGCGGGTATGAGGATGACCGGCTTCTGGTTGTAGAAGCGCAAGGCCTCTTTCGAAGCGTCGGTGATGGTC
This genomic window from Qipengyuania sp. HL-TH1 contains:
- a CDS encoding DUF2274 domain-containing protein — translated: MTRLKLSDITDVKPVKLPIEISARLHSDLVAYGVVLNGGNERDAPPPEQLIAPMLERFVATDRDFAKARRAAKRAEV
- a CDS encoding site-specific integrase yields the protein MASPKSILITKRLLDATAPRSRRYEIWDSQISGFGVRVGPSGIKTFVVRYRAEGGGRSAPKRFVSIGRFGALTVEQARKRAKEVLAAAALGADPAAERNAKRLELKIAGLVDLYEEEGCYIQRGLRQGEPMKPLTKKHTIGRLRHHVVRLLGHKRINELTAGDIERFFRDVEQGKSRKDQKIGHRKRIVVRGGPGAARKAFRDLSAMYSFAVRRGLVDSNPCEKAVVKKTDGRRTRFLSLAEIRKLGEACDKLEEEGFNPKALNITRMWILTGCRRQEIVELKWDEVDFERGLLVLADSKTGQSTRPLSGAALGLIRTISRNDDSKYVFPADSGEGYFQGTKKLWPKIVAKAGLKNVTPHTLRHTMGAIATSSGEALAMTGAILGHANMRSTMIYAHIDYDPAKEAADRVGATLSAALGRSVEPASERSPKTIG
- a CDS encoding zinc-dependent alcohol dehydrogenase, with the protein product MRALVWNGTNDIRCETVDDPRIEDPRDCILKVSSTAICGSDLHLMDGVVPKMKQGDILGHEFMGEVVEVGADVKRLKVGDRVVVPFTISCGECWFCQREMYSLCDTTNRTAENARAAMGHAPAGLFGYSHLTGGYSGGQAEYVRVPHADVGPIKLENDLPDDKVLFLSDIFPTGWMAAENAIGNEKGKTVAVWGAGPVGQFAVRSAWMMGAERVIVIDRLPERLALAASYGKAETIDYSQTDVKEALDEMTGGRGPDAGIDAVGAEAHGHGVLGDIKDKVELHTTGMSDQPFALQEMVMSVRKGGTLSVPGVYADKVTFPIGPFMNKGLTMKSGQTHMQRYLAPLLKRVEAGEIDLSEIITHRGDLKDGPDFYKTFRDKHDGCIKCVMKPEEL